The genomic window CGCCGGATGACGGCTGATGAGGTCTTCCAGCTCCAGGGAGGACAGCCACTCGCCGCCGGTCTTGATCACATCCTTGATGCGGTCGCGGATGTCGATGAAGCCCATGCCGTCCAGGGTCGCCACGTCGCCGGTGTGCATCCAGCCGCCGGCCCAGAGTTCCTCGCCCTTCTGCGGCTCGCGGAAATAGCCCTGGGTCAGCCACGGCGCGCGCAGCACCAGTTCGCCCTGGGATTCACCGTCGGCCGGGAGGAACTCGCCGTGCTCGTCCATGATCGCCGCTTCCACCAGCGGCACCGGCACCCCGGCCTTGATGCGGTAGGTGGTGCGCTCGTCCTCGCTGCCGGCGCACAGTTCCTGGTTGAGATAACCACAGGAAATCAGCGGGCAGGTCTCGGACATCCCGTAGGCGGCCGTGAGCTGGATGCCGCGCGCCTTGGCGGCGTCGTACAGCGCATGGTTGAGCGCGCTGCCGCCGATGATGATCTTCAGCCCGCCGAAGTCGTGGTCCTTGGCGCTGGCGGCATTGAGCATCATCTGCAGGATGGTCGGCACGCAGTGGGAGAAGGTCACCTTCTCCTCGCGGATCAGCTTGCACAGCAGTTCCGGCTCGTAGCGCCCCGGATACACCTGCTTCACCCCCAGCATGGTCGCCACGTAAGGCACGCCCCAGGCATGCACGTGGAACATCGGGGTGATCGGCATGTACACATCGTTGGTGCCCATCAGGCGGATGCTGTCCAGGCTGCCGATGGTCGAGGCCATGGCCAGGGTGTGCAGCACCAGTTGGCGGTGGGTGAAGTACACGCCCTTGGGGTTGCCGGTGGTGCCGGTGGTGTAGAAGGTGGTCGCCACCGAGTTCTCGTCGAAGTCGGGGAAGGCGTAGCGCGGGGCGGCGGCGGCCAGCAGGGTCTCGTACTCGCCCACGCAATTGGGCAGTGCGCAGCTCTTGTCGGCGCCGTCGGTGAGCAGCAGGGTCTTTTCCACCGTGGTCAGTTGCCCGGCGATGCCCTGGTAGAGCGGCACGAACTCGCTGTTGACCAGCACGAAGCGGTCGTCGGCGTGGTTCATGGTGTAGAGGATCTGCTCCGGCGAGAGGCGGATGTTGATGGTGTGCAGCACCGCACCGATCATCGGGATGGCGAACATACATTCGAGGTAACGGTGGCTGTCCCAGTCCATCACCGCCACGGTGTCACCGGCCTTCACGCCGGCCTCGCTGAGCACGTTGGCCAGCCGGGCGACGCGCTCGTTGAAGGTGGCATAGCTGTAACGCACGGTGTCGCGGTAGACGATCTCCCTGCCCTTTTCGTAACGGCTGCCCGACAGCAGCAGGCTCTTGATCAACAGCGGGTACTGATAGGCGTTCTGTGCAGCAGGGATAACACGGGTTTTCAGCATGGCGTGCGCACTCTCAAGGCTGGACGTCGAGTTGAGTCTTATGAGGATGAGACCGACTCTAGAGCGCCGCGGGTGTCCATTCATCAGTCAAAAGAGTGATTTGCCGATGACTCTTTGGCCACATCCGGTCACGCGGTAGAATCCCCGCGCCCGGTCGTTCACGACCGGTACCTTTTACCCGGAGCACGCATGGGCCTGCGGCCGCCGAGCACGCGGCCCCGTGCGGACTCCTACAACAAGAGCGAAGAGGTTAGTTTCATGTCCGAGATCGTCATCGTCAGCGGCGCCCGTACTCCCATGGGCGGCTTCCAGGGCAGCCTGTCCG from Pseudomonas sp. GCEP-101 includes these protein-coding regions:
- a CDS encoding fatty acid--CoA ligase, whose translation is MLKTRVIPAAQNAYQYPLLIKSLLLSGSRYEKGREIVYRDTVRYSYATFNERVARLANVLSEAGVKAGDTVAVMDWDSHRYLECMFAIPMIGAVLHTINIRLSPEQILYTMNHADDRFVLVNSEFVPLYQGIAGQLTTVEKTLLLTDGADKSCALPNCVGEYETLLAAAAPRYAFPDFDENSVATTFYTTGTTGNPKGVYFTHRQLVLHTLAMASTIGSLDSIRLMGTNDVYMPITPMFHVHAWGVPYVATMLGVKQVYPGRYEPELLCKLIREEKVTFSHCVPTILQMMLNAASAKDHDFGGLKIIIGGSALNHALYDAAKARGIQLTAAYGMSETCPLISCGYLNQELCAGSEDERTTYRIKAGVPVPLVEAAIMDEHGEFLPADGESQGELVLRAPWLTQGYFREPQKGEELWAGGWMHTGDVATLDGMGFIDIRDRIKDVIKTGGEWLSSLELEDLISRHPAVREVAVVGVPDPQWGERPFALLVLREGQALDAKALREHLKPFVEQGHINKWAIPSQIAVVTEVPKTSVGKLDKKRIRVDIAQWQEAGSAFLSTV